One Dioscorea cayenensis subsp. rotundata cultivar TDr96_F1 chromosome 17, TDr96_F1_v2_PseudoChromosome.rev07_lg8_w22 25.fasta, whole genome shotgun sequence DNA window includes the following coding sequences:
- the LOC120281429 gene encoding LOW QUALITY PROTEIN: 3-methyl-2-oxobutanoate hydroxymethyltransferase 1, mitochondrial-like (The sequence of the model RefSeq protein was modified relative to this genomic sequence to represent the inferred CDS: deleted 1 base in 1 codon) codes for MHCLARRLFSNVPESTVYGGPKPQNPNQRVTLNSLRQKHLAGEPITMVTAYDYPSAVQVDTAGIDICLVGDSAAMVVHGYDTTLPITLDEMLSHCRAVARGATRSLLVGDLPFGSYESSSAQAVDTAVRVLKEGNMDAIKLEGAAPSRIGAARAIVEAGIAVIGHVGLTPQAISVLGGFRPQGKTINSAVKVVETALALQEVGCFSVVLECVPAPVAAAATAALQIPTIGIGAGPYCSGQVLVYHDLLGMLQHPHHAKVTPKFCKQYGHVGEAINKALSEYKQEVQDKVFPGVSHTPYKISEGDVDGFMNELQKMGLSEAASAAATASKGMGGRE; via the exons ATGCATTGTCTCGCCCGGCGTCTCTTCAGCAACGTCCCCGAGAGCACCGTCTATGGCGGCCCCaagcctcaaaaccctaaccaacgCGTCACCCTCAACTCCCTCCGCCAGAAGCACCTCGCCGGTGAGCCCATCACCATGGTCACCGCCTACGATTACCCTTCCGCCGTCCAGGTCGACACTGCCGGCATCGACATCTGCCTCGTTGGTGACTCGGCCGCGATGGTCGTCCATGGCTATGATACCACTCTCCCGATCACCCTTGATGAGATGCTAAGCCATTGCCGCGCCGTCGCGCGCGGTGCCACCCGGTCGCTCCTCGTCGGCGACCTCCCTTTCGGTTCCTATGAGTCGTCTTCCGCGCAG GCGGTGGACACGGCGGTGAGGGTTTTGAAAGAGGGGAACATGGATGCGATCAAGCTGGAAGGAGCTGCGCCTTCGAGGATCGGTGCTGCGAGGGCGATTGTGGAGGCCGGGATCGCTGTGATCGGGCATGTTGGGCTTACGCCTCAGGCGATTAGCGTTCTCGGA GGTTTTCGGCCGCAAGGGAAGACCATCAACAGTGCAGTAAAG GTGGTGGAGACGGCGCTGGCGTTGCAGGAGGTGGGATGCTTCTCGGTGGTTTTGGAGTGTGTACCTGCGCCCGTTGCTGCTGCTGCGACTGCTGCATTGCAGATTCCCACTATTGGTATTGGAGCTGGGCCATACTGCAGTGGACAG GTGTTGGTTTATCATGATTTGTTGGGCATGTTGCAACATCCCCATCATGCAAAG GTAACCCCAAAATTTTGCAAGCAATATGGGCATGTGGGTGAGGCCATTAATAAAGCTTTGTCCGAGTACAAACAAGAAGTCCAGGACAAAGTTTTTCCTGGTGTATCACACACGCCATATAAAATCAGTGAAGGTGATGTAGATGGTTTTATGAATGAGCTGCAGAAGATGGGCTTGAGTGAAGCTGCTTCTGCAGCAGCAACTGCCTCCAAGGGCATGGGAGGACGTGAATAG